The proteins below are encoded in one region of Anaerolineae bacterium:
- a CDS encoding diguanylate cyclase/phosphodiesterase (GGDEF & EAL domains) with PAS/PAC sensor(s): MNKRWIWLLLAAWLTLGLLNLQPPISTNAQLQSLRFRHFTPAQGLAHDIVLCILQDSQGYLWIGTQRGLNRFDGYSFKLYRHSFNDPNSLTNDTVQALYEDSRGWLWVGTASGLDHLDPERQQVFRHPEVYESIRAFAEDAQGRLWIATDGSGLFWYDPLAGTFHSINEALSAPDSFPDNVINTLYYSDIGMLWIGTNQSGLLALAISEDSIRLLKPLNSPNQLPFHRVTSIVAVNEKTLWVGGGEHHERQGGLFKFDPMEGQIVQTVQGLADLHITSLLYDADDFLWVGSEEGLHRYFPASHQIEDFLHDPLDPYSLSADHVTALMKDRSQNVWIATVGGGLDQFSPSGNRFPYYSSALADPQQRTYSSVGAVLKDREGLVWVGFHDHGLAMLDRQHGTMSIFHHNPRDPHSLSHDHITALYQDRQGELWIGTQSGLDRLNRSSMRFEHVLPKPDDPNLSRPLSVKVIKEDRQGYLWAGLEDPGGLIRLDPDRKTIRLYGGEAQPQGSFPVTFGVRAIHVDSRGNLWLGTYNGLILFNPSQNRYRQFRHDPDNPNSLSHDFVWAIHETRNGVLWVGTHAGLNRVSFPCGSIETCEPQFTVYSREQGLPDDSIVSILEDEQGNLWLGTMGGGLAVYNAAQDRFYTYTEGDGLQSNAFVLGAAWRAEDGELFFGGLKGFNAFYPKNIYHNSVPPPIVLTAFREFDQLKEFPQDLNHIEEIRIPSRISFFAIEFAALDYADPSRNQYAYKLEGFDQDWIACGNRRYASYTNLPPGKYIFRVKGSNNDGVWNESGNALQLVITPAWYQTGWFRLSIITALVGVAGIYLHGRHKQIENLRRSEARYRTLFENAPVAVCEADFRLSPPCATHFNPRWLSLFACSPEQERNLDHYLPLEILERCQETLLHNRAWTVETSGRRCDGQVFPLRLSAAPAASADLARCILVVEDLTAEKARRSEEEAIAEERRRIAREIHDGLAQDLAAIRLQVHRWQKWIESDPHRLWSELENLHTLLGEKIREVRRAIFALRPVALDELGFWRALERFLQDFDEQHQLHTFLTVLGDRARLEPSLEPLLFRIVQEALHNVARHAQAQTVWVEIDLRQGVLLRVRDDGVGFDPTILANLESKGHLGLQQMRERVEALGGSLRLTSQIGKGTQIEVQLGMIKTDHR, translated from the coding sequence GTGAACAAGCGTTGGATCTGGCTTCTTTTGGCTGCCTGGCTAACTCTTGGGCTGCTCAACCTTCAACCGCCAATCTCCACCAACGCTCAACTTCAATCCCTACGCTTCCGTCACTTCACCCCTGCTCAAGGTCTAGCCCATGACATTGTCCTTTGCATCCTGCAGGACAGCCAGGGCTATTTGTGGATCGGCACGCAAAGAGGGTTGAACCGCTTCGATGGGTATTCATTTAAGCTCTACCGCCATTCCTTCAACGACCCAAATTCACTGACCAACGACACCGTCCAGGCGCTGTACGAAGATTCACGCGGCTGGCTGTGGGTCGGCACAGCCAGCGGTTTAGACCACTTAGATCCAGAACGCCAGCAAGTCTTCCGTCATCCCGAAGTGTACGAATCGATTCGAGCCTTTGCTGAGGATGCTCAAGGTCGGCTCTGGATTGCTACAGATGGAAGCGGGCTGTTTTGGTACGACCCCCTCGCTGGCACGTTTCATTCAATCAACGAAGCTTTATCCGCCCCAGACTCCTTTCCTGACAACGTAATCAATACACTCTATTATTCTGACATAGGGATGCTTTGGATAGGGACGAATCAATCTGGATTGCTCGCTCTAGCCATTTCAGAAGATTCAATCCGTCTGCTCAAGCCGTTAAATTCTCCCAATCAACTCCCTTTTCATCGAGTGACTTCCATCGTCGCAGTCAACGAGAAAACCTTATGGGTTGGAGGTGGAGAACATCACGAACGACAAGGCGGACTCTTCAAGTTCGACCCAATGGAGGGTCAGATTGTCCAAACCGTGCAGGGGCTTGCTGATCTTCACATCACCTCCCTGCTGTACGATGCAGACGACTTCCTCTGGGTTGGCAGCGAGGAAGGATTACATCGCTATTTTCCTGCATCCCACCAGATCGAAGATTTCCTTCATGATCCGCTCGATCCATACAGCCTGAGCGCCGATCACGTCACTGCCTTAATGAAAGACCGAAGTCAAAACGTTTGGATTGCAACCGTCGGCGGTGGTTTAGACCAGTTTTCTCCAAGTGGCAATCGCTTCCCTTATTACTCCTCCGCCTTAGCCGATCCGCAACAGCGCACCTATTCAAGCGTGGGGGCGGTGCTGAAAGATCGTGAAGGTCTGGTTTGGGTTGGATTTCACGATCATGGCCTGGCAATGCTGGATCGCCAACACGGGACAATGTCCATCTTTCACCATAACCCTCGAGATCCGCACAGCTTATCTCATGATCATATCACGGCGCTTTATCAGGATCGCCAGGGAGAGCTCTGGATCGGAACGCAAAGCGGTCTGGATCGTCTTAATCGCAGTTCTATGCGCTTTGAGCATGTTCTTCCAAAGCCTGATGACCCAAACCTTTCACGACCGCTATCGGTAAAAGTCATTAAGGAAGATCGGCAGGGGTATCTCTGGGCTGGCTTAGAGGATCCGGGAGGACTCATCCGCCTCGATCCCGACAGGAAAACGATCCGATTATATGGAGGCGAAGCACAGCCGCAGGGTAGCTTTCCGGTTACATTTGGGGTACGCGCCATTCATGTTGATTCGCGGGGTAACCTCTGGTTGGGTACCTATAATGGGTTGATTCTCTTCAATCCTTCACAAAACCGTTATCGACAATTTCGCCACGATCCGGACAACCCAAACAGCCTGAGCCATGATTTCGTCTGGGCAATTCACGAAACCCGCAATGGGGTTTTGTGGGTTGGTACCCATGCCGGCTTGAATCGAGTTTCCTTCCCTTGTGGTTCGATCGAGACCTGTGAGCCACAATTCACGGTCTACAGCCGCGAGCAGGGATTGCCAGATGACTCCATCGTCTCCATTCTGGAAGACGAGCAGGGTAACTTGTGGCTTGGTACCATGGGTGGCGGTTTGGCCGTTTATAACGCTGCTCAAGATCGTTTTTATACTTATACCGAGGGGGATGGGTTGCAAAGTAATGCTTTTGTCCTTGGGGCTGCATGGCGGGCTGAGGATGGAGAATTATTTTTCGGCGGACTGAAGGGGTTCAACGCTTTCTACCCTAAAAACATCTACCATAATTCTGTTCCACCACCGATCGTATTGACCGCTTTCCGCGAATTTGATCAGTTGAAAGAATTCCCTCAAGACCTCAACCACATCGAGGAGATTCGGATTCCATCGCGCATCTCTTTTTTTGCGATTGAGTTTGCTGCATTGGATTACGCCGATCCGTCCCGCAACCAGTATGCCTATAAACTGGAGGGATTTGATCAGGACTGGATCGCTTGTGGAAACCGTCGTTATGCCAGCTATACCAATCTACCCCCCGGCAAATATATCTTTCGCGTCAAGGGGAGCAACAACGATGGCGTCTGGAATGAAAGCGGCAATGCCCTGCAGTTGGTCATTACCCCTGCCTGGTATCAGACAGGTTGGTTCCGCCTATCCATCATCACTGCCCTGGTTGGTGTGGCAGGGATCTATCTACATGGCCGGCACAAGCAGATCGAGAACCTGCGCCGCAGTGAAGCCCGTTATCGCACCTTATTCGAGAATGCGCCGGTAGCCGTATGCGAGGCTGACTTTCGCCTATCGCCACCATGCGCAACCCATTTCAACCCGCGCTGGTTATCTCTGTTTGCTTGCTCTCCAGAACAGGAACGCAATCTGGATCACTACCTCCCCCTCGAGATTCTGGAACGTTGCCAGGAAACCTTACTACATAACCGCGCATGGACGGTAGAAACCAGCGGAAGGCGATGTGATGGTCAGGTATTTCCCCTGCGATTAAGTGCTGCCCCTGCTGCCAGCGCCGATCTCGCGCGTTGTATCCTGGTCGTCGAGGACTTAACCGCCGAGAAAGCCCGCCGTAGCGAAGAAGAAGCCATCGCCGAAGAACGACGCCGCATTGCCCGCGAAATCCATGATGGATTAGCCCAGGATCTGGCTGCAATCCGCTTGCAGGTGCACCGCTGGCAAAAATGGATCGAGAGCGATCCGCACCGTCTCTGGAGTGAACTGGAAAATCTTCACACGCTGTTGGGTGAAAAAATTCGCGAAGTCCGCCGGGCGATTTTTGCCTTACGCCCCGTCGCTCTGGATGAATTGGGTTTCTGGCGAGCATTAGAACGCTTCCTTCAAGACTTCGACGAGCAACACCAACTCCATACCTTTCTCACCGTCTTGGGAGATCGCGCCCGGCTCGAGCCCAGCCTGGAGCCACTACTCTTTCGTATCGTTCAGGAAGCCCTGCATAATGTCGCCCGACATGCTCAAGCTCAGACGGTCTGGGTAGAAATTGATTTACGCCAGGGAGTTCTTCTCCGAGTGCGCGATGACGGGGTGGGATTCGACCCGACTATTCTGGCAAACCTGGAAAGTAAAGGTCATCTCGGCCTGCAGCAGATGCGAGAACGGGTGGAAGCCCTGGGTGGTAGTCTAAGGCTCACCTCCCAAATCGGCAAAGGAACCCAAATCGAGGTGCAATTAGGAATGATTAAGACCGATCATCGATAA
- a CDS encoding Isocitrate dehydrogenase [NADP], which translates to MSTGSIQPPAGGHPIEMKDGRLIVPDHPIIPFVEGDGTGRDIWRAAQHVLDSAVAKAYAGKRKIHWLEVLAGEKAYNQLGTWLPDETVQAFRQYRVGIKGPLTTPIGGGFRSLNVALRKALDLYVCLRPVRYFEGVPSPVKRPQDVDMVIFRENTEDIYTGIEFEYGTPENQRFKDLLKEAFPQEYAKIRFPETAGIGLKPISKEGTYRLVRAAIRYALENGRRSVTLVHKGNIMKYTEGAFRNWGYELAESEFGEQVYTWAQWERTKASKGEEAANAEQEQALKAGKLLIKDVIADIVFQQTITRAKEFDVIATMNLNGDYLSDALAAQVGGIGIAPGGNINYESGHAVFEATHGTAPKYADKDMVNPGSVILSGEMMLRYLGWKEAADLIIKGMEGAIAARTVTYDFHRLMEGATLLKCSEFGAAVVAKMD; encoded by the coding sequence ATGAGCACAGGTTCAATTCAGCCACCTGCCGGGGGACATCCCATTGAAATGAAGGATGGAAGACTTATCGTCCCCGATCATCCCATCATCCCTTTTGTCGAAGGGGATGGTACAGGACGGGATATCTGGCGCGCTGCCCAACACGTGCTTGACTCAGCCGTCGCGAAAGCTTATGCAGGCAAGCGCAAAATTCACTGGCTGGAGGTGCTGGCAGGAGAAAAGGCTTATAACCAACTTGGCACCTGGCTGCCCGACGAGACGGTGCAAGCCTTTCGCCAATATCGGGTCGGGATTAAGGGGCCTTTGACGACCCCCATCGGCGGGGGATTTCGCTCCCTTAATGTAGCTTTGCGCAAGGCATTGGATTTGTATGTCTGTTTGCGCCCGGTGCGCTACTTTGAAGGGGTGCCATCGCCTGTAAAACGCCCACAAGATGTGGATATGGTCATTTTCCGTGAAAACACCGAAGATATCTACACCGGGATTGAATTTGAGTACGGCACACCCGAAAACCAGCGCTTCAAAGACCTGCTCAAAGAAGCCTTTCCTCAGGAATATGCCAAAATCCGCTTCCCAGAAACAGCTGGCATCGGGTTGAAGCCCATCTCTAAAGAAGGTACCTATCGCCTGGTACGGGCAGCCATCCGCTACGCTCTGGAGAATGGGCGGCGCAGTGTGACCCTGGTTCACAAAGGGAATATCATGAAGTATACGGAGGGGGCTTTTCGTAATTGGGGCTATGAACTGGCAGAGAGCGAATTCGGTGAGCAGGTTTACACCTGGGCGCAGTGGGAGCGCACCAAAGCTTCGAAGGGTGAGGAAGCCGCTAACGCCGAACAAGAGCAAGCCTTAAAAGCCGGAAAACTGCTGATCAAAGATGTAATCGCCGATATCGTCTTCCAGCAGACCATCACGCGCGCCAAAGAGTTCGATGTGATTGCCACCATGAACCTCAACGGCGATTATCTATCCGACGCCCTAGCTGCCCAGGTGGGCGGAATCGGCATTGCACCCGGCGGCAATATCAACTACGAAAGCGGTCATGCGGTCTTCGAAGCCACCCACGGCACTGCTCCCAAATACGCCGATAAAGACATGGTCAATCCGGGCTCGGTTATCCTTTCGGGCGAGATGATGCTCCGCTACCTTGGTTGGAAGGAAGCCGCCGATTTGATTATCAAAGGAATGGAGGGCGCCATTGCCGCCAGGACGGTAACCTACGATTTTCATCGGCTTATGGAAGGAGCAACCTTGCTGAAATGCTCGGAGTTCGGCGCGGCGGTAGTGGCAAAGATGGACTAA
- a CDS encoding Transcriptional regulator, GntR family, translated as MKSFLNPNGKPIRYLIRDALLEFIREQSYQPGDQLPSEERLQEIFNVSRLSLREALQLLEEERILVTKHGSGRYVLSLPSSLDIDISNLQSVTELLSSYNISTENKLLKVEKHFPNAELCALLQIDPNQEVLSIERIRYAGNTPIIYSIDTIPLRFLPDQWSEEDFKGSLFEYIENRLGKPLRYSQATIHACRLEKESLPFESENLTWILLKQLIYSDFTEPMIYCRDYHRGDRIQFHVRRVRR; from the coding sequence ATGAAATCTTTCTTAAATCCTAATGGTAAACCCATCCGCTACTTAATTCGAGATGCTTTGCTGGAATTCATTCGAGAGCAGAGTTACCAGCCTGGGGATCAATTGCCATCGGAAGAACGCTTACAAGAAATTTTCAATGTCAGTCGTTTGAGCTTGCGTGAAGCCTTGCAGTTATTGGAAGAGGAGCGAATTCTCGTGACAAAGCATGGATCCGGCAGGTATGTTCTATCGCTCCCTTCTAGCCTGGACATTGACATTTCTAATTTACAAAGTGTGACCGAGTTATTATCCAGCTACAACATAAGCACAGAAAACAAACTGCTAAAAGTAGAAAAGCATTTTCCTAATGCAGAATTGTGCGCTTTACTCCAAATTGACCCCAATCAGGAAGTGCTTTCAATAGAACGAATCCGATATGCAGGTAACACCCCGATCATTTACTCAATTGACACGATACCCTTGCGGTTTTTACCCGATCAATGGAGCGAAGAGGATTTTAAGGGTTCGTTGTTTGAGTATATCGAGAACAGGCTTGGAAAGCCCCTCAGATACTCGCAAGCAACAATCCATGCCTGTCGACTGGAAAAAGAATCTTTGCCATTCGAGTCCGAAAACCTGACCTGGATTCTGTTGAAACAGTTGATTTACAGTGACTTTACTGAGCCGATGATTTATTGTCGAGATTATCACCGAGGTGATCGGATTCAGTTTCATGTGCGTCGTGTGCGGCGTTGA
- a CDS encoding Carbohydrate kinase, FGGY, which produces MKPSNEDLLLGIDIGTQGVKGAIVSLDGKVLAEAFLEHSCQYPRIGWVEHDIERNWWLNPSWVIQKMLLENEINPQQIRAVFPSGLHPNFGPTDEEGNPIYGAILYSDNRAIRELDEINQKYHLKLTSEEMIPKLVWFIRHEPESASRMKKFFDAAQYFVYRLCGEYVTDTISVGGWGAIYHSPSCSWKEDVCEELGIDPAILPRVVAPLTVVGEVQNKAAIETGLAKGTLVIAGTNDVTASTISGGATKTSEAIAYYGTAGLLPVMKVDMDFALRYPYPYEEKGERPQDGYLYDYPAYCLTTGDSLRWFRDEFGYEQRLIEAQNGISAYAQFDQLAESAPETCDGLIFIPHMLGQRSPRFNPYASGAFIGLRRSHTRSHLFRSLLEAWGYTIRYGLECYYPQGHPLKRLIATGGGARSKIWRQIVTDITGIPQEYAPNAEGSIADAYLAGMAVGYFENFDILLRQWLSPGEMIYPRMEKIAIYDKGYQQFVRVHQILEPLFNPN; this is translated from the coding sequence ATGAAGCCCTCCAACGAAGATTTGCTATTAGGAATCGATATTGGGACGCAAGGTGTTAAAGGGGCAATTGTGTCACTTGATGGGAAAGTTCTTGCAGAGGCTTTTTTAGAGCATAGTTGCCAATATCCACGCATTGGATGGGTAGAGCATGATATTGAAAGAAATTGGTGGTTAAATCCCTCTTGGGTTATCCAAAAGATGCTTTTAGAAAATGAAATCAATCCACAGCAGATCAGGGCTGTGTTTCCTAGTGGATTACACCCTAACTTCGGTCCGACGGATGAGGAGGGGAATCCAATTTATGGGGCAATCTTGTATTCAGACAATCGAGCGATTCGGGAATTGGATGAAATAAACCAGAAATATCACTTAAAACTTACGAGTGAAGAAATGATCCCAAAGCTGGTTTGGTTCATCCGGCATGAGCCTGAATCTGCCTCGAGAATGAAAAAATTTTTTGACGCTGCTCAATATTTTGTCTACAGGCTTTGTGGAGAATACGTTACGGATACAATTTCTGTTGGAGGGTGGGGAGCAATTTACCACAGCCCATCTTGCAGCTGGAAAGAAGACGTGTGCGAGGAACTGGGTATTGATCCAGCCATCCTGCCGCGGGTTGTTGCTCCTTTGACGGTCGTGGGAGAGGTACAGAACAAAGCAGCTATAGAGACGGGACTGGCAAAAGGTACCCTGGTTATAGCCGGGACGAACGATGTAACTGCTTCAACCATTAGCGGTGGAGCAACCAAAACCAGTGAAGCAATAGCCTATTATGGGACGGCTGGCTTATTGCCCGTAATGAAAGTAGATATGGATTTTGCTTTACGATATCCCTACCCTTATGAAGAGAAAGGGGAACGACCTCAAGATGGTTATCTCTACGATTACCCTGCCTATTGTTTGACCACGGGGGATAGTTTGCGTTGGTTTCGCGATGAGTTTGGTTACGAGCAACGCCTGATTGAGGCGCAGAATGGCATATCCGCTTATGCGCAATTTGATCAGCTTGCCGAAAGTGCTCCGGAAACCTGTGATGGCTTAATCTTTATTCCTCACATGCTGGGGCAACGCAGCCCAAGATTCAACCCCTATGCCAGTGGAGCGTTCATTGGATTACGGCGTTCTCATACGCGTTCCCATCTGTTTCGGTCTCTGCTGGAAGCGTGGGGCTATACGATCCGGTATGGTTTGGAATGTTACTACCCACAGGGCCATCCACTTAAGCGCCTGATTGCTACAGGAGGTGGAGCACGCAGTAAAATTTGGCGTCAGATTGTGACGGATATTACCGGTATTCCTCAGGAATATGCTCCCAATGCAGAAGGATCAATTGCTGATGCTTATCTGGCCGGGATGGCTGTCGGCTATTTTGAAAATTTTGACATATTGCTCAGACAATGGTTATCTCCCGGAGAGATGATTTACCCTCGAATGGAAAAAATCGCAATCTACGATAAAGGATATCAACAATTTGTTAGGGTTCATCAAATTTTAGAACCCTTATTTAATCCAAATTAA
- a CDS encoding Parallel beta-helix repeat, with the protein MKSRPISILIACLLCSLLACQMGRNSLLSSTAGQPSEEAHTPGLSQHLQPPTGGEGRTYYVSPAGDNANPGTRERPWRTPGFASRQLQAGDTLIILGGRYVLSDYEADRIIPPSGRPEAWVTIRGEENNRPILAGRDNLITAIDLSGAQYVRIQNLEITHDEQAQGEAIWFRDGIEILGAPAAHLIFEGLYIHHVDEFAMNIQDVDDLQILNSRLEYAGFGALGGPQGESGGWRNVIIRNTSLSWSGHYYQGGDGSNRPYDRPDGFGIEPSEGPILIEGVVAEHNLGDGLDSKAAHTTIRRTIVANNACNGIKLWGDQSRIENTLIYGRGDGNPQPTPWSAIVIAPEEQPNTSFEIVNVTVDDFLGENYLLYAQYDYPHIATHVTIKNTLFSSRGPNSPIFIGADSTLNIDHTLFFFPQNENILLHGETVYTCPNLALLGAGNFCGDPLFIHPAWGESGDYHLRQDSPAVNSGTAEGAPTLDLEGRPRDSFPDLGAYEFWQASSWHYLPLITNGGIAGSLSFGNLK; encoded by the coding sequence ATGAAAAGCCGCCCGATTTCAATCCTGATCGCCTGCCTGCTGTGCTCATTACTTGCCTGCCAGATGGGCAGAAACTCCTTGCTCTCTTCAACTGCCGGGCAACCGTCAGAAGAAGCCCATACTCCCGGCCTGTCTCAACACCTGCAACCACCGACAGGTGGCGAGGGGCGGACGTATTATGTCTCCCCCGCCGGCGACAACGCCAACCCAGGGACACGTGAGCGTCCCTGGCGAACGCCGGGCTTTGCATCGCGTCAACTGCAAGCGGGCGATACACTCATCATTTTAGGCGGTCGCTATGTGTTGAGTGATTATGAGGCTGACAGAATCATCCCCCCTTCTGGACGTCCAGAAGCCTGGGTCACGATCCGAGGTGAAGAAAACAACCGCCCCATCCTTGCCGGCCGGGATAACCTGATAACCGCCATCGATCTCTCCGGCGCGCAATACGTTCGCATCCAAAATCTGGAAATCACCCACGATGAGCAGGCACAGGGAGAGGCAATCTGGTTTCGTGACGGCATAGAAATTCTGGGTGCGCCGGCAGCGCACCTCATTTTTGAGGGGCTTTACATCCACCATGTGGATGAATTTGCGATGAATATTCAAGACGTGGACGACCTCCAGATTCTCAATTCACGTCTCGAATATGCCGGTTTTGGCGCTTTGGGTGGACCCCAAGGCGAATCCGGTGGTTGGCGAAATGTCATCATTCGCAACACCTCGCTCTCCTGGAGCGGTCATTACTATCAGGGAGGAGATGGCTCGAATCGCCCTTACGATCGCCCAGATGGTTTTGGGATCGAACCTTCAGAGGGGCCAATCCTGATCGAAGGGGTGGTTGCCGAACATAATCTCGGCGATGGGCTTGACTCGAAAGCTGCCCACACCACCATCCGCCGCACGATCGTGGCAAACAACGCCTGTAATGGCATCAAATTGTGGGGAGATCAGAGCCGCATCGAGAATACCCTCATCTATGGGCGCGGTGATGGCAACCCTCAGCCTACGCCCTGGTCGGCGATCGTAATTGCGCCAGAAGAGCAGCCCAATACCTCCTTCGAAATCGTCAATGTAACTGTGGACGATTTTCTGGGAGAAAACTATCTGCTCTATGCCCAGTACGACTACCCACACATTGCCACCCATGTCACGATCAAAAACACCCTCTTTAGCAGCCGCGGCCCAAATTCCCCCATTTTTATCGGGGCAGACAGCACATTAAACATTGACCATACCCTGTTTTTCTTCCCCCAGAATGAGAATATTCTCCTGCATGGTGAGACTGTTTATACCTGTCCCAATCTGGCTTTGCTGGGGGCAGGAAACTTCTGTGGAGACCCCTTGTTTATCCACCCTGCCTGGGGAGAGAGCGGGGATTACCACCTGCGCCAAGACAGCCCGGCGGTGAACAGCGGTACAGCAGAAGGTGCACCCACGCTGGACCTGGAAGGGCGACCACGGGACTCCTTCCCCGATCTCGGGGCGTATGAATTCTGGCAGGCTTCCTCCTGGCATTACTTGCCCCTGATCACGAACGGGGGCATTGCCGGATCGTTGTCGTTCGGCAATCTAAAATAA
- a CDS encoding Hopanoid 2-methyltransferase — MNVLLIYPEFPDTFWSFKFALKFIRKKAANPPLGLLTVAAMLPVEWRKKLVDLNVHPLAEGDLKWADLAFLSAMTVQRDSAEQTIDRCRSAGVKIVAGGPLFTIEPHRYENVDHLVLNEAELTLPHFLEDWQRGHPQHLYMTNEFADIRQSPVPAWELVDMSQYATMCVQYSRGCPYNCDFCNVTALFGHRPRIKSASQVIAELEKIYRLGWRGSVFFVDDNLIGDKKHLRYELLPALKEWRKDKAGLTFSTQVSINLADDEELMNQLVETGFTSVFIGIESSNEESLAECNKKQNLRRNLIEDIRRIYRTGLQVQGGFIVGFDHDSPDIFSKLGEFIQNSGIVTAMVGLLQAPQGTRLYEKLRQAGRLIEQMSGDNVDGTTNILPVMDIEVLRNGYKNLMNSLYSPHNYYQRILTFLREYQPPKISIPFNLRFINQYLVAFFQSVIRLGILGQERVHYWKLFFWTLFHKPRSLPIAITLAVYGYHFRKICELRLQAV; from the coding sequence ATGAACGTCTTGCTCATCTATCCCGAGTTTCCGGATACTTTCTGGAGTTTTAAGTTTGCCCTCAAGTTTATTCGCAAGAAAGCCGCCAACCCACCCTTAGGCTTATTGACCGTCGCGGCCATGTTACCTGTTGAATGGAGAAAGAAACTGGTAGACTTGAATGTCCATCCTCTTGCAGAAGGAGATTTGAAATGGGCAGATTTGGCTTTCTTAAGCGCCATGACGGTGCAAAGGGATTCTGCTGAACAAACAATTGACCGCTGCCGATCTGCCGGCGTTAAGATCGTTGCCGGTGGCCCCTTATTCACGATCGAACCACATCGATACGAAAATGTAGACCACTTAGTACTGAACGAAGCCGAACTGACCTTGCCGCACTTTCTGGAAGACTGGCAGCGAGGACATCCCCAGCATCTCTATATGACGAACGAGTTTGCCGATATTCGCCAATCCCCTGTCCCGGCTTGGGAATTGGTGGATATGAGCCAATACGCCACCATGTGTGTCCAATATTCGCGCGGTTGTCCGTATAACTGTGATTTTTGCAATGTCACTGCCTTATTTGGTCATCGCCCACGCATCAAAAGCGCCTCTCAGGTCATTGCCGAGTTGGAGAAAATCTATCGTCTCGGCTGGCGCGGAAGTGTTTTCTTTGTAGATGACAACCTGATCGGAGATAAAAAGCACCTGCGCTATGAGCTTCTACCCGCCCTGAAGGAATGGCGTAAGGATAAAGCCGGACTTACATTTAGCACTCAAGTCTCAATCAACCTCGCCGATGACGAAGAATTGATGAACCAATTGGTCGAAACAGGTTTCACCTCCGTTTTCATCGGCATCGAGTCGTCCAACGAGGAAAGTCTGGCAGAATGCAACAAAAAACAGAACTTGCGCCGCAACCTGATCGAAGATATTCGGCGTATCTACCGCACCGGTCTGCAAGTCCAGGGAGGATTTATTGTGGGGTTTGATCACGATTCACCGGACATTTTCTCTAAACTTGGGGAATTCATTCAAAATAGTGGCATTGTAACCGCCATGGTCGGCTTACTTCAGGCACCTCAGGGAACCAGGCTTTATGAGAAATTACGCCAGGCCGGGCGTTTGATAGAACAGATGTCTGGCGACAATGTAGATGGAACAACGAATATCCTACCTGTAATGGACATCGAGGTATTGCGGAACGGTTATAAAAACTTGATGAACTCACTTTACTCACCCCATAACTACTATCAACGCATCCTCACGTTCCTGCGGGAATATCAGCCACCCAAAATATCCATCCCGTTCAACCTGCGTTTCATCAATCAATATCTGGTAGCTTTCTTTCAATCGGTGATTCGACTGGGCATCCTGGGACAGGAAAGAGTTCATTACTGGAAGTTATTCTTCTGGACATTGTTCCACAAGCCTCGTTCCTTACCCATTGCAATCACCCTGGCTGTATATGGATATCACTTTCGGAAAATCTGTGAACTACGCCTACAGGCGGTTTGA
- a CDS encoding DNA-binding response regulator → MAGAIRILIADDHRLFRQGLRHVFEACKDIEVVGEAENGRQAVKLARRLKPDVVLMDINMPDLDGVQATHLICEFNPACRVIILTMYRQDQYVFEAIKAGARGYLLKDIDEHQLVEAIFTVQRGEALIDPSLAARLLDEFRRLSSQMSPASSQEELSEGEMQVLRLVAQGANNQTVADRLNLSERTVANRLSEIYRKLHVNSRTQAALVALRRGWAKLEEDTPEQG, encoded by the coding sequence ATGGCTGGGGCGATCCGGATTTTAATTGCCGATGATCATCGTCTCTTTCGCCAGGGGCTGCGGCACGTCTTTGAAGCCTGCAAGGATATCGAAGTAGTTGGCGAGGCAGAAAACGGCCGTCAGGCTGTGAAGTTAGCCCGCCGTTTGAAGCCGGACGTGGTTTTAATGGATATCAATATGCCCGATCTGGACGGCGTCCAGGCCACCCATTTGATCTGCGAGTTTAACCCGGCTTGTCGAGTAATCATCCTCACCATGTACCGCCAGGATCAGTATGTCTTTGAAGCCATAAAAGCCGGCGCTCGCGGTTATCTGCTCAAAGATATTGATGAGCATCAACTGGTTGAAGCCATTTTTACCGTCCAACGCGGCGAAGCTTTGATAGATCCCTCTCTGGCTGCCCGTTTGCTGGACGAATTTCGGCGCTTAAGCTCGCAAATGAGCCCGGCTTCTTCTCAGGAAGAACTGAGTGAAGGAGAGATGCAGGTATTGCGGCTGGTAGCTCAAGGGGCAAATAACCAGACGGTTGCCGACCGGCTAAATCTCTCCGAACGCACCGTTGCCAATCGGCTCAGTGAAATCTATCGAAAATTGCACGTCAACAGCCGCACGCAGGCTGCATTGGTTGCTTTGCGGAGAGGATGGGCAAAGCTGGAAGAAGATACGCCCGAACAGGGATAG